The following proteins are encoded in a genomic region of Neovison vison isolate M4711 chromosome 12, ASM_NN_V1, whole genome shotgun sequence:
- the NANOG gene encoding homeobox protein NANOG isoform X1, whose translation MSADPAPPQCPPGPRPPGSRDSSTMPEVCRPEENYASLQMSSAETPHAETVSPLPSSVDLLVQDSPDSSTSPKVKLPPTSAEERTGRREDTAQGKKQKIRTVFSQTQLYVLNDRFQRQKYLSLQQMQELSNILNLSYKQVKTWFQNQRMKCKRWQKNHWPKESKSVTQNSTAATEYPAFYSYHQGHLMNTSANLPIWSSQTWNNPNWSNQTWNSQSWSNHSWNGQSWSNHSWTSQTWCPQAWNSQLHSCGEESLQPQIQFQQNSVSDLESLLETSGENFSVIQQSAKYFSTQQIMDLFPNYSVNIQPEDV comes from the exons ATGAGTGCGGATCCGGCTCCGCCCCAGTGCCCGCCTGGCCCCAGACCGCCCGGGTCTAGGGACTCTTCAACAATGCCTGAGGTTTGCAGGCCTGAAGAAAATTACGCGTCCCTACAAATGTCATCTGCTGAGACGCCCCACGCGGAGACCG tgtctcctcttccttcctccgtGGATCTGCTTGTTCAGGACAGCCCCGATTCCTCCACCAGTCCCAAGGTGAAACTACCGCCCACTTCTGCAGAGGAGAGAACTGGGAGGAGGGAAGACACGGCCCAGGGCAAGAAACAGAAGATCAGGACCGTGTTCTCTCAGACCCAACTCTATGTCCTCAATGATCGATTTCAGAGGCAGAAATACCTCAGCCTCCAGCAGATGCAAGAACTTTCCAACATTCTGAACCTTAGCTATAAGCAG gtgaAGACCTGGTTCCAGAACCAGAGAATGAAATGTAAGAGGTGGCAGAAAAACCATTGGCCAAAGGAGAGCAAGAGTGTGACTCAG AATAGCACAGCAGCCACGGAATACCCAGCCTTCTACTCCTACCACCAGGGACACCTGATGAACACTTCTGCAAACCTTCCAATATGGAGCAGCCAGACCTGGAATAACCCGAATTGGAGCAACCAGACCTGGAACAGCCAGTCTTGGAGCAACCACTCCTGGAATGGCCAGTCTTGGAGCAACCACTCCTGGACCAGTCAGACCTGGTGCCCCCAAGCTTGGAACAGCCAGCTCCACAGCTGTGGAGAGGAGTCCCTGCAGCCCCAGATCCAGTTCCAGCAAAATTCCGTCAGCGATTTGGAGTCCCTCCTAGAAACTTCTGGGGAAAACTTTAGTGTAATACAGCAGTCCGCTAAATATTTTAGTACCCAGCAAATCATGGATTTGTTCCCAAATTACTCTGTGAACATCCAGCCTGAAGATGTGTGA
- the NANOG gene encoding homeobox protein NANOG isoform X2 yields the protein MPEVCRPEENYASLQMSSAETPHAETVSPLPSSVDLLVQDSPDSSTSPKVKLPPTSAEERTGRREDTAQGKKQKIRTVFSQTQLYVLNDRFQRQKYLSLQQMQELSNILNLSYKQVKTWFQNQRMKCKRWQKNHWPKESKSVTQGHLMNTSANLPIWSSQTWNNPNWSNQTWNSQSWSNHSWNGQSWSNHSWTSQTWCPQAWNSQLHSCGEESLQPQIQFQQNSVSDLESLLETSGENFSVIQQSAKYFSTQQIMDLFPNYSVNIQPEDV from the exons ATGCCTGAGGTTTGCAGGCCTGAAGAAAATTACGCGTCCCTACAAATGTCATCTGCTGAGACGCCCCACGCGGAGACCG tgtctcctcttccttcctccgtGGATCTGCTTGTTCAGGACAGCCCCGATTCCTCCACCAGTCCCAAGGTGAAACTACCGCCCACTTCTGCAGAGGAGAGAACTGGGAGGAGGGAAGACACGGCCCAGGGCAAGAAACAGAAGATCAGGACCGTGTTCTCTCAGACCCAACTCTATGTCCTCAATGATCGATTTCAGAGGCAGAAATACCTCAGCCTCCAGCAGATGCAAGAACTTTCCAACATTCTGAACCTTAGCTATAAGCAG gtgaAGACCTGGTTCCAGAACCAGAGAATGAAATGTAAGAGGTGGCAGAAAAACCATTGGCCAAAGGAGAGCAAGAGTGTGACTCAG GGACACCTGATGAACACTTCTGCAAACCTTCCAATATGGAGCAGCCAGACCTGGAATAACCCGAATTGGAGCAACCAGACCTGGAACAGCCAGTCTTGGAGCAACCACTCCTGGAATGGCCAGTCTTGGAGCAACCACTCCTGGACCAGTCAGACCTGGTGCCCCCAAGCTTGGAACAGCCAGCTCCACAGCTGTGGAGAGGAGTCCCTGCAGCCCCAGATCCAGTTCCAGCAAAATTCCGTCAGCGATTTGGAGTCCCTCCTAGAAACTTCTGGGGAAAACTTTAGTGTAATACAGCAGTCCGCTAAATATTTTAGTACCCAGCAAATCATGGATTTGTTCCCAAATTACTCTGTGAACATCCAGCCTGAAGATGTGTGA